In Carassius auratus strain Wakin chromosome 41, ASM336829v1, whole genome shotgun sequence, the DNA window tccgctgtattttcagcatcattcctccagtcttcagtgtcacatgatcttcagaaatcagaataatatgatgatttactgctcaagaaacatttctgattaatatcaatgttgaacacagttgtgctgctcaatatttctgtggaaactgtgatacactacctttcaaaagtttgggataatataaaaaataaaaaataatacttttattcatcacagacacattaaatcaaaagtgacagtagagacatttataatcttacatatgtcatatatattgttctttcaaactttctactCAAAGGATCAAAAGAAGTATcatgatttttataaaatattaagtaacaaactgttttaacactcataacaataaaaaaaaaaaacatgattaaaaatctgataaaaatctaaaaaatattttccaaattccAAACATTTGcctggcagtgtgtgtgtgtgtgtgtgtgtgtgtgtgtgtgtgtgtactgtatgggAGAGGGCTGCTGGATCACTGTTTGTGTCTGTATAGTTGAATGTAAAAGACAGATGCATGTTTACAGCGCTGCTTCTTTCAGTTCATGAGACACTCACACAGAGGTGAGTAAAGTGGTTTATCATAATGCGCAGGTTGTGTGAACAGACAGTAGGTTAACTCTCCTCCGCTCTTCGTCAGATCTGACCTACTGTATATGAGGCTAATGTGCACTGAGGAAGAAAAAAGTCTTCAGTCCTAcgacacaaacacatgcaaaaacTTACCAACACTTGTTCCTTGAGTATGTTGTTAAGGTCGTTCTGAAAGGCCATGTCTTGAATGACTGCGTTCacaaacagcagcatccacctccgaaagAAACGACtgcatttattgtgtttcatCTGCTCACTCTGAGGCACaagttatttataatatatcaaaattattatataaataagcaTCCTTTGGttttttaaatgaccaaaatGGATAGGTGCAGACCTCCATCTTTTCTTGGTACTTGAAAACGATGGATGAAAAAGAGACTTCTTCAGAACAGGAGTCTTCTTTACATTCATTATAGTGGAAAGCAGGCCACAATGTAGAACAAGCAGAGATCTTTTATACACTGCAGAAACTAGTTAACGCTGTGTTGGCCACATCAAACcctgaaattaacatttattaaaactgttAATTTACCAATCTACTTAAACTAAAAAAACGGTAAATGAAAACCACCAGAACACTACAATTAGTAAAAGTAAATGGCACTattggtaaaaaaataattaagtcttATATATACAGTAAGTTGAGTAAAGTAACTTAAAtgaatagtttgcccaaaaataaaaatcttgaaaacTAAAAAtttggagggtcagaaagctcttggatatCATCAGATATCTTAATTTATGGTCTGAgaagtttgaaatgacatgaaggcGAGGAATTaacaacagaattttcatttttgggtgaactatccaactttttacattattttacattttcagttgcaacaaaaaataaactaaagataTCACAGATGCTGAGAGAGTTTAGTAACCTGTTTTACAGTGTAACTAATGGAGAGTCTAATAAATCAGAGATGTTTCCTTTAAGTAACTCTGTCTGTTGTGACCTCATCTGAGTGTacaactgacctctgacctctgacctctggctGTGTTCCTGGAAACAGAAGCAGAgcagacacacaaacacccatCAGGTCACACGACTTAACTCACCTGACTGGAGAACAGTGTGATAATGATACTAATGGAGTTAACTTTCTGCTCTGTGTCTGAGGGTTTCTCTTTATGAACATCAACTCATCAGATTGATCAGTCAAGAGATCGCTTGGTTAAATGCTGTCAAGTCATTTCTTACATTTCTGTGCTAGTTTTATGTCTCTCATATCATCCTATGCTCTAagacaacacaaaataaaacaccaCAAACACTTAAATTTGcatacaactttttattttctcaGTCACAGTTTTACATTTCCGTTCTGTTGACCAGAAAGACAAACCAGCTTTttaagcatcacaataatccttgTTTGGTACAGAATAAAGGAAGTTTCTGGATTTTCATCTTCCCAACTGTTAGAGTGTGAGCGGATGGTAATTAATGAGTCTCTGATGTGAGCCAAAGCCTGCCCTGTTCAGCTTTCTCTCAGTCTTTCTGTGCATGTTCCCTCTGACCTCAATCAGCGTCCATCTGTCTCTCTGGCTGCTGCGCTGGACTTTAACTTGAACTAGGCCACTTATCTTGTTAAGAGCTGTGACAAGAGCTGCTTGAGCCGTATACAACCGGCAACAGAGATACAAGAAAGAAACATTTAccagacaaaaatataaaaaaattactcgGAACAAAAGaaactttaagtgaaaaaaaggcaaagaaagattttttaaatttttaaaaaatacaactaatattaaaatacttattcaaaatattactaaaaactataataataaagtgAATTCTATTTACATAGAAACAGCAAGTGGAAAcatatatttgattttaacaattaaaacatacacctttgaaaaatatatttttatacactttTAATCTCAATGATGCAAAATATTCCTATCACAGAGTCAGCAATGGCAGGTTATTAGATTAGGAAGTAAACTGTTACTCAAAATCTCATGCTAataatatattgttgttgttaaactGCTGTAAAGAAGCATTTTCACTAGTGGTTTTGGAGCCCGCTTTTAATATTGTCTGCTTGGATTATAACAAATGTCAAACCTAAAGGTCTTTCTAGAACATCACAAACATTTCATCACGTCATTTAAACACGACAGAGGAACTCTAATGAAATGTACTAGAGATGGGGTTAATGAGCACATTTAACTGCTGCTGAGCAGAAGAGGAGGAGGGGAGCGTGTTACACACACGCGGCCGGATTAAGTCCCTCACAAACCTGGTTTAGACAAGCAGAACAGGACAAAGCTGCAGGAGTCCACAGATACAGACCGCCTGAACACAGAACAACAGGACAAACCCCGTCTGCACTGTGACTGTGAGTCTCTGCTGTCGACAGATGTGTTTGAGTTGTGGGATGTTGTGATCTGTAGCACAGGTGAAGAGATGGAGATGATCTGATGCTCCAGTTCTCTCTATATATTACACATCGAGATTTCTTTATGCTATACTCCGTATGATTATATTTCATGAAGACTGTCTACGGATTGCTGAGAACTTTAGACTGATCGTTTAGCTGCTTATTTTCAGagagtatattattattaatttgatcaaCAGGTGTCAGAACTCTTCAGAGGTTTTCTTTATGAATAGTGTTTTAGTTTAGGTAATGATTGAGGCggtaatgattaaaacatttgcattattGGCACAAAATAAGCATTGACCATGATAGTCataactgcaataaaaaaaaaaatgctaggaTTTTGTGTTATATCTCTTTTGTTGTCAGTGGTTGGGTTACCACAGTGTTGTGATATACGTTGTGTTTAACAATGATAAAACACTAGAAACGTGCACTTAACTGtatactgaatgtgcacttgttaTGCATGTTTAACATAGataatattaaatgaatgaaaatgaaatgaaacttgtgtacttaaagagagacacttaagtaaaatttaaaaatgtgcaCATCATAGTAATGACAAATGAATGGTTTTACTTTCAAGTACAAGTGTTAATAATCTTGTGTTGTGCTTTAACGCACACTTATTTGTTTATGTTGACTAACATACAAAAACACATGCTagttgtaattttaactgtagtgtataattcagtaatacatttaaagctgcagaaaCTTCTTTACTAGACTAAATATAGTTGTTAATACTCTCTCATGGATTCGGCAGGAGGTGCATTAAACTGCATTGTATGTGTCTGACTTAAAGAGCTGGCTTCATTCGATCCCGACAGTCAGGCTAATCGTGTGGATTTCGACAGGAAGATAAAGTGACTTCTCAAACACGTCCATCTGTCACGCTTTCTAAGCTTGTGATCTCCCCACACAGTCCAGATTTGATCATGTGCTTCACCACACACAAGTGAGATATTCTAGCTGTGTTTGTGTATCAGATGCTTTTTAAAAGAACCAGAAAGTGTGAAAGTGTATGtgcttttattatacattttgttttatattgaggTCAGTGGTACTTTTTTCTGGTTTCATCAAAGGTTGGCTGTCTCACagattgtaaatatattttaatgtatcttGGTATTACACTTTCTGAACACCATCCTCAtgtgtaagtctctttggataatgggacataactctctctctctctcttaaacacACGCTAATCCTCTGCAGACCCTTGATGATGACTCTTCTTGATTTATCCTCATTAGAACAGACTCTGACGTACACACAGAAATGTTTGTCCCGTGTTAATTCAGAAGCGTTAAGGAACTTAAACTGATAATCCTGAACTCTTAAATGGAGCGACCTTCTTGAAACCTCCTTTGAAGGAGTTCTTGGTGTTCAATTACAGGTTCTACAGATTAGTCTAATGGTTAACCGTGATGTTAAATGTAGTAAATTGCAACTTCGTCAATAGAAATGTGTAATTActtaaaatacaatttcaatagaaatgacattaaggtatatttgtgaccctggagcacaaaagcagtcttaagtctctggggtatatttgtagcaatagccaacaatacatggtatgggtcaaaattatagatttttattttatgccaaaaatcattaggatattaagatcatgttcaatgaagatattttgtacatttcttaccGTGCATATCAAAAATAATCTacgattagtaatatgcattgccaagaacttcatttgaacaactttaaagatgattttctccatatttttttattttattgtacccccagattccaaattttcaaatagttgcatctcagacaaatattgtcttcctaacaaaccatacatcaatggaaagatgatttatgcagtgtattaattattataatataaagtttaaaaacactactcttatgactggttttgtggtccagggttttAGTtgatcataaatgcttgtcagtgcaTTCAGCAGTAACTTTAACCTTTCCTTTCCTCCTTTACTTTAAAAAGACTATTAATACAGTTTAATACCACATAACATATAAAGATATAATTAATTCCAcattaagtgagtcaaatgagcaATTGAATCATTTAAAAGTCATAGTTTAAATTAAAAGATGTTCCAGTCTTCTGAAAACGTATCATGACaagacttttctttctttctttctccaggTTCTGAAGAGGCAAGAGCAGGACCATCAGACGGATTACATGTACATACACGTGGAGAAGGAGGCTGAGAAAGACACAGGAAGCAGCAATTGAAGACGAGGACAGATACAAGTGTAAAAAAGCAGGCCTGCGATAATTCAGCTGAAGATACAGATCTAGAAGCTCTAAATATTTGATAAGTTTGGCTGCATTCATCCCACAGAAATGCATCCAGCAAGCTCAAGAAAGAGCGAGtggcttttcttcttcttctgtgccatatgtctttctgtgtgtgctgGGACAGGAATGCCGGGTTCAGACTACACCCCTCATCCTCGCTTCATCTGCAGTCCTATTCCTGCTGATGCCGATCCCGGGTGTTTCCCCACAGCAGGCGGCCCCAGCGGCCCCGGATCCGGACACCAGGGCGGTCCCGGCGGGAGCAGCAGCGGCTGGTGGGGAATGTCCGAGGAGGCCAAAGCGACGATCCTGCACCTGCGGGAGAGTTTGGTGCAGCAGAAGGAAACCATCCTGGACCAGAGGGAGACCATCCGAGAGCTCTCCGCCAAACTGAACCTGTGCGAGGGCTCGAGCCACACATCCCCACACCTGGCCCATCACACCCACCACACCTACCCCTCGGCACCCGACACCGGACACCTCGGGCTGGAGCTGGGACACTATGGAGACGGGGTCGGAGGGCATCACGCTGGGGAAGCTGCTCTGAGCGAGAAGCATGTGATGGGGGAGATTCCTTCATCCTCGTCCACACCGGAGCAGATGAACAAGATGCTGCAGAGCCTCAAGCAGCGGCTGGACAACCTGCAGGTACACGTTTATATCAGGGCTGCCAGTTTAACACGTTAACGTAATGAATTagttatgaaaaaataatgtgtttattacagaggtgtcAAGAGTACCTGaaaaccatacttgagtaaaagtcctAGAGCATCTGAGTTTAACAGaatttaaaggtgcactaagagATTTTTGCCAAACGATGTTGATATTTTAAAGCACCATAACAAACACGCCCCTATCCCAACAGGACCTCGCCTTCTGGCAATAACCAAGAAATAAGCGAAGATGACTCACAAGCATATTCAAACTACATTCAACAACTCACAAAGAACTAAAGAGACATtcggactatatatatatatatccagaagACTAACAAGCTGAGCAAGATAAGATGCAAACACTACGGGAGACAAagataaaatatctttattgtgGGTATTTTCACAGCCAAATTTAACTTGTGATTAATTAGATTCATTAATTGAAACATCAGgtaattaatgaaaaaattttaattgactgacagacctgctttattattatttacaatttatttgagtttacatatattttttgttaactttaataactctaattcatataattaatatatatcaattattaataatacaaggGATTATCAAATGATTGGGCACTGAGTGGTTTAGGAAGGAgtggtgattttttattttttccaaataaaatacatttgctcTACATTTCAACTCATAGAAGTGTATCGATTTTGAAGTTCCCAAAGTTTGCATATATGCTTATAGAAATTAAGGTAAATGTGAGAAATGTGCATGCAAATAAGATCTGAATTAGATATAAATAAgaatcaaataaaaccaaaataattacaaaattcaATTGTTTCTACTTATACTGCTTCATTACAAAAGCTACACTTTTACTGTTCTATGTGAAAAATGACCCGCAACAACCAACAGAGGCAAAGattaataatctaaaataaaacctaaaataacCTAAATCCCTCCAAAGTACATCATTTTATTGTTACTACCTCAGGAAAGTTAGTTTTATTAAACAACAGATACAAATACAGAGGCTTGACCATTTTTGAACCTGTCAACTGAAGTGAGATGAAGCTGATGGGACACTGTTTGACACATTAAACATTGGTGTAGGAGTGTGTTTTATTAGGATCCTGGATGTCAGTTTATTCAATATTATAATGTGTGTTCAGCAGCAAGTAATGCAGCAGTGTGCAGGCCTTTTCTCAGAGCACTGTGACTGTGTTTGCAGACAAGAAACACCTCCAGCGGCCACTCCAGCTCTCTGAAGGACCTCCTGCAGAGGAAGATCAGTGCTCTGGAGCAACAGATGCAGCACCATCACCCCGAccacgaggaggaggaggatgacagAGAGCATGACAACCATGACGACCACAGTGATTCACATGATCCACATGACAACAACAGCCACCAGGACAACGAGGCGTCCGAGCATGGCTCTGAGAGGCTGTCGTATGACCTGCAGGGTCTCGGAGAAGCACAGGGAGGAGCACACAGTAAACTGGATGCGGTCCTCAGTCAGCTGCAGCACAGGCTCACTGACACGGGTGAGACAATTGACCAGATGAACCCTGCACTTCAGATGGACCACTCAGGCCAGATTCagaccttagatgctctagatagaCCCCAGATTCggaccttagatgctctagaCAGACCCCAGATTCggaccttagatgctctagaCAGACCCCAGATTCggaccttagatgctctagaCAGACCCCAGATTCggaccttagatgctctagaCAGACCCCAGATTCggaccttagatgctctagatagaCCCCAGATTCggaccttagatgctctagatagaCCCCAGATTCggaccttagatgctctagaCAGACCCCAGATTCggaccttagatgctctagaCAGACCCCAGATTCggaccttagatgctctagatagaCCCCAGATTCggaccttagatgctctagatagaCCCCAGATTCGGACCTTAGATGCACCCCAGATTGggaccttagatgctctagatagatcccagattcggaccttagatgctctagatagaCCCCATATTCggaccttagatgctctagatagaACCCAGATTCggaccttagatgctctagatCCCAGATTCagaccttagatgctctagatagatCCCAGATTCagaccttagatgctctagatagatcccagattcggaccttagatgctctagatagatcccagattcggaccttagatgctctagatagatcccagattcggaccttagatgctctagatagaCCCCATATTCggaccttagatgctctagatagaACCCAGATTCggaccttagatgctctagatCCCAGATTCagaccttagatgctctagatagatcccagattcggaccttagatgctctagatagaCCCCAGATTCagaccttagatgctctagatagatcccagattcggaccttagatgctctagatagaCCCCAGATTCggaccttagatgctctagatagatcccagattcggaccttagatgctctagatagaCCCCAGATTCggaccttagatgctctagatagaCCCCATATTCggaccttagatgctctagatagaACCCAGATTCggaccttagatgctctagatCCCAGATTCagaccttagatgctctagata includes these proteins:
- the LOC113059469 gene encoding neuronal pentraxin-1-like; the protein is MHPASSRKSEWLFFFFCAICLSVCAGTGMPGSDYTPHPRFICSPIPADADPGCFPTAGGPSGPGSGHQGGPGGSSSGWWGMSEEAKATILHLRESLVQQKETILDQRETIRELSAKLNLCEGSSHTSPHLAHHTHHTYPSAPDTGHLGLELGHYGDGVGGHHAGEAALSEKHVMGEIPSSSSTPEQMNKMLQSLKQRLDNLQTRNTSSGHSSSLKDLLQRKISALEQQMQHHHPDHEEEEDDREHDNHDDHSDSHDPHDNNSHQDNEASEHGSERLSYDLQGLGEAQGGAHSKLDAVLSQLQHRLTDTGSRRISRPTEAFQIGFPMRTNYMYGRVKHTLLHEIFSFTLCLWMKAGIDPGLGTPFSYSVPGQANELVLIEWGNNPMELLVDDTAVSLALSVSDGKWHHVCVTWSARDGLWEAYQDGVKRGSGENLSPWHPIKPGGVFILGQEQDTLGGRFDATQAFVGEISDVQMWSHVLTPHDIYSLASCGGHMTGDIIAWAESEVELHGGVTKYPFDPCH